A stretch of the Candidatus Paceibacterota bacterium genome encodes the following:
- a CDS encoding LysM peptidoglycan-binding domain-containing protein, with protein MPVKRLLPIGKIAKIKYFVKKEEGKIILKLLFSGAVFLVSLLVVENPVISSGSKANVNDTSLFSADVSFSQEDYKKENCTTLAEDNLNQDIDEGTVAAVNNYTVVSEVEKEQSISGQDYASSSSEGDNRRKKSVEYYVKEGDTLSTVASKFGIKMQTLLWANNLDALDVIQPGDRLAIPPEDGAMYRVEVGDTLLSVANRYDCDINEIVEYNQLDANVIVEGQLLFLPGGEKPEPVPSSSLASNDDSSSSESDYSSSSYLSSESSFSTPTVRYGGGSHGFPYGYCTWYVAQRRGGVPWGGNASAWLSNASAAGYATGYTPVPGAIMVTRESWWGHVAYVESVSGGSVRISEMNYNGWGVVSSRSLSKNSWKIRGYIY; from the coding sequence ATGCCCGTAAAAAGGCTTTTACCTATTGGTAAAATCGCCAAAATTAAATATTTCGTAAAAAAAGAAGAAGGGAAAATTATATTGAAACTGCTTTTTTCAGGGGCGGTTTTTTTAGTTTCTTTGTTGGTAGTAGAAAATCCCGTTATATCTTCTGGGAGTAAAGCAAACGTTAATGATACGTCTCTTTTTTCCGCAGATGTAAGTTTTTCCCAGGAAGATTACAAAAAAGAAAATTGTACCACTCTTGCAGAAGATAATTTAAATCAAGATATTGATGAAGGTACGGTGGCTGCTGTAAACAACTATACGGTTGTAAGTGAAGTTGAAAAAGAACAATCAATTAGTGGTCAAGATTATGCAAGTAGTTCTTCAGAAGGCGATAATCGCAGAAAGAAAAGTGTAGAATATTATGTAAAGGAAGGGGATACCCTCTCTACTGTTGCTTCTAAATTCGGGATAAAAATGCAAACTTTGCTATGGGCGAACAATTTAGACGCGCTTGATGTTATACAACCAGGCGATAGGCTTGCTATTCCTCCAGAAGATGGCGCAATGTATAGGGTTGAGGTGGGGGATACTCTGCTTTCTGTTGCAAATAGATATGACTGTGATATTAACGAAATTGTAGAATACAATCAGCTGGATGCAAATGTAATTGTCGAGGGACAACTATTATTTTTACCAGGCGGAGAAAAGCCAGAACCAGTTCCATCTTCCAGTCTTGCTTCTAATGATGATTCTAGTTCATCTGAATCCGATTATTCATCCAGTTCTTATTTGAGTTCGGAAAGTAGTTTTTCAACGCCAACTGTTCGTTATGGTGGCGGGTCGCACGGATTCCCTTATGGTTATTGTACTTGGTATGTTGCGCAGAGAAGAGGTGGTGTTCCTTGGGGTGGAAATGCTTCTGCTTGGCTATCAAATGCAAGCGCTGCTGGATATGCTACCGGCTACACGCCAGTTCCTGGTGCCATTATGGTAACAAGAGAAAGTTGGTGGGGACACGTTGCATATGTTGAGAGTGTTTCGGGAGGTAGCGTTAGAATTTCCGAGATGAATTATAATGGTTGGGGAGTAGTAAGTTCGAGATCTCTTTCTAAAAACTCTTGGAAAATTCGAGGATACATTTATTAA